The Acidobacteriota bacterium genome window below encodes:
- a CDS encoding helix-turn-helix domain-containing protein, whose translation MKLQNPSAILAAGPAQLLDQSLDDYADFFERAGNELAEPHLEAVDYALRHKIVRLLVRRAPREEHEALYDGLRTLVPVEQEDAWRDWCLRWRALADVLDARLGSLAAQEPEKARRLLHAPEILELVAAEPGLSQVEVGERLELKPANLSRILGVLEAHDLIERRNVGREKRVYLGFAAEDDFSTGSARSYPRQEAAAVFSEVAEGAGGYGASELEEMDRGMSFLFSSSGSPPAFRRRAGM comes from the coding sequence ATGAAACTTCAGAACCCTTCAGCGATTCTGGCTGCCGGTCCTGCCCAGCTTCTCGACCAATCCCTCGACGACTACGCTGACTTCTTCGAAAGGGCTGGCAACGAGCTAGCGGAGCCTCACCTCGAGGCCGTCGACTATGCCTTGCGGCACAAGATAGTGCGGCTACTCGTGCGGAGGGCGCCGCGGGAAGAGCACGAAGCTCTCTACGACGGCCTGCGTACCCTGGTGCCGGTGGAGCAGGAAGATGCCTGGCGCGACTGGTGTCTGCGCTGGCGGGCGTTGGCGGACGTCCTCGATGCTCGCCTCGGCAGCCTGGCGGCGCAGGAGCCCGAGAAGGCGAGGCGGCTGCTCCACGCGCCGGAGATTCTCGAGCTGGTGGCTGCGGAGCCGGGACTGAGCCAGGTAGAAGTTGGAGAGCGGTTGGAGCTCAAGCCGGCCAACCTGAGTCGCATCCTCGGCGTGCTGGAAGCTCACGATCTGATCGAGCGGCGAAACGTTGGACGAGAAAAGCGCGTCTACTTGGGCTTTGCTGCCGAAGACGATTTCTCTACCGGCTCGGCACGGAGCTACCCCCGCCAGGAGGCAGCGGCGGTCTTTTCCGAGGTGGCAGAAGGTGCAGGGGGCTATGGAGCTTCTGAGCTCGAAGAAATGGATCGCGGAATGAGCTTCCTATTCAGCTCCTCCGGTAGCCCGCCGGCCTTCCGTAGAAGGGCGGGGATGTGA